A portion of the Corynebacterium jeikeium genome contains these proteins:
- a CDS encoding bifunctional [glutamine synthetase] adenylyltransferase/[glutamine synthetase]-adenylyl-L-tyrosine phosphorylase translates to MVMNRPRTSRQSVPRPAALGLRNDDRTRADLEDLGWYNEESLHLLWGLAGTSDPKLALMALVRLKGALDELEQQGKLEDWATWSGLDEAMREQVPLRTRMFALLGGSSALGDHLVAHPKKWVLLQAELPTEADMFREMLSSVGAVPEVIELTDEASLEKKEDPEYRKPVVAPATLEGPGLYRAKLTGREAEVAMQCAYRDLIMRIACYDLAGTYPRGPRRPGQPQVPFRQVSEALSDLADAALTAALSVAVQQVFPSSPVSTRLAVIAMGKCGAEELNYISDVDVIFVAEPADARATRLASEFIRISCHCFFEVDANLRPEGKSGALVRTVDSHVAYYKRWAETWEFQALLKARPMTGDVELGREYIDALAPMVWTASQRESFVDDVQRMRARVVQNVPEELRYRELKLGRGGLRDVEFAVQLLQLVHGRYDDSLRVLPTVMALDALVEAGYIGREDGAALINAYEFVRLLEHRLQLQKMRRTHLLPADDDTEALQWLGRASGIVGEGGTDASKPLAKQVRLASSQIRSLHNKLFYRPLLNSVVEQDIGTLQLSADAAKRQLAALGYQYPDRAYEHLSALAAGTSRKSRIQAMLLPTLMEWLSSTPDPDAGLLNYRKLSEKLHDETWFLRTLRDEGVVGQRLMRVLGSSPYASDLIMSAPDVIKRFGDGASGPKLLNTDSDAVGRALVAAAARHNSPAKAIGVARALRRAELARIASADLFGLMDVQEVCHSLSMVWDNVLEAALAAEIRAWSLEHPDSEVPGVISVIGMGRLGGAELGYGSDADVMFICEPRKDADGAPLVDDSEAVKWATRICDSLRRRLAKPSQDPPLEVDVDLRPEGRSGPIVRTLDSYVTYYERWGETWEIQALLRATWIAGDKDLGTRFLKAIDPLRYPQGGADAKMVRDVRRMKARVDSERLPRGADRRTHTKLGSGALTDIEWTVQLLTMLHAHEVPELHNTSTLECLEVLKDRGILDAEDTDALRDAWLMATNARNALVLTRGKRTDQLPQPGRQLTQVAGAAGWEASDSNGFIEHYLRLTRHSSRVVNRVFWGEENPDHE, encoded by the coding sequence TCGACCTCGCACATCTCGCCAATCAGTGCCGCGGCCCGCAGCGCTGGGCTTGCGTAACGACGATCGGACGCGGGCTGACCTGGAAGATTTGGGGTGGTACAACGAGGAGTCCCTACATCTGTTGTGGGGTCTTGCCGGAACCAGCGACCCCAAGCTGGCGCTCATGGCGCTAGTGCGGCTGAAAGGCGCTCTCGACGAGCTGGAGCAGCAGGGAAAGCTGGAGGACTGGGCCACCTGGTCCGGTCTAGATGAGGCCATGCGCGAGCAGGTGCCGCTGCGTACGCGTATGTTTGCGCTGCTCGGAGGCTCGAGTGCACTGGGCGATCACCTGGTCGCACACCCAAAAAAGTGGGTTTTGCTCCAAGCCGAGCTTCCAACTGAGGCAGACATGTTCCGCGAGATGCTCTCCAGCGTCGGGGCTGTGCCAGAGGTCATTGAACTCACTGATGAGGCCAGTCTGGAAAAGAAGGAGGATCCGGAGTATCGCAAGCCCGTCGTTGCGCCCGCCACGCTTGAAGGCCCCGGTTTGTACCGTGCGAAGCTTACCGGCCGTGAGGCCGAAGTTGCGATGCAGTGCGCCTACCGCGACTTGATTATGCGTATTGCGTGCTACGACTTGGCTGGCACGTACCCACGGGGTCCTCGCCGTCCGGGACAGCCACAAGTCCCATTCCGTCAGGTCTCGGAGGCACTCAGTGATCTGGCTGATGCAGCGTTGACGGCTGCACTGTCTGTGGCTGTTCAGCAGGTCTTTCCTTCGTCGCCGGTCTCAACACGCCTGGCCGTAATCGCCATGGGTAAGTGCGGTGCGGAAGAGCTGAACTACATCTCCGATGTGGATGTCATATTCGTCGCAGAGCCGGCGGATGCCCGAGCGACTCGTTTGGCCAGTGAATTTATCCGGATTTCTTGTCACTGCTTCTTTGAGGTCGACGCGAATCTCCGCCCGGAGGGCAAGTCGGGTGCACTTGTACGCACCGTGGATTCCCACGTCGCTTACTACAAGCGTTGGGCCGAAACTTGGGAGTTCCAGGCGTTACTGAAGGCGCGTCCGATGACGGGCGATGTCGAGCTGGGCCGTGAATACATCGATGCTCTGGCCCCGATGGTGTGGACCGCCTCTCAGCGGGAATCCTTCGTCGATGATGTTCAGCGCATGCGCGCCCGCGTGGTCCAAAACGTCCCCGAAGAGCTTCGCTACCGAGAGCTCAAACTCGGTCGCGGTGGTCTGCGGGATGTCGAGTTCGCGGTGCAGCTGCTGCAGCTGGTTCACGGTCGCTATGACGATAGCCTCCGCGTGCTGCCAACTGTGATGGCACTCGACGCACTTGTCGAGGCTGGTTATATCGGTCGCGAAGACGGTGCCGCGCTGATTAACGCCTACGAGTTCGTCCGTCTGCTGGAGCACCGCCTGCAGCTGCAAAAGATGCGGCGGACGCATTTGTTGCCTGCCGACGACGACACCGAAGCTCTTCAGTGGCTCGGTCGCGCCTCTGGCATCGTCGGTGAGGGCGGCACTGATGCCAGCAAACCGCTGGCCAAGCAGGTTCGACTGGCCAGCTCACAGATCCGCTCCCTGCACAACAAGCTTTTCTACCGTCCACTGCTGAACTCCGTGGTGGAGCAGGACATTGGAACCCTGCAGCTTTCGGCCGATGCGGCAAAGCGCCAGCTGGCCGCGCTGGGCTATCAGTACCCGGATCGCGCCTACGAGCATCTTTCTGCGCTGGCGGCGGGCACCTCGCGCAAGTCGCGTATTCAGGCGATGCTGCTACCGACGCTGATGGAGTGGCTATCGTCGACGCCAGACCCCGACGCGGGTCTGCTCAATTATCGCAAGCTCTCTGAGAAGCTCCACGACGAAACGTGGTTCCTGCGTACGCTGCGCGATGAGGGCGTCGTCGGCCAACGGCTGATGCGTGTGCTCGGTTCTTCGCCGTACGCGTCTGATCTGATTATGAGTGCGCCGGACGTAATTAAACGGTTCGGCGACGGTGCATCTGGGCCGAAGCTTCTGAATACCGACTCCGATGCAGTCGGGCGTGCGCTGGTCGCAGCGGCTGCCCGACACAACAGTCCAGCTAAGGCCATTGGTGTGGCACGTGCGTTGCGCCGTGCAGAGCTCGCGCGCATTGCCTCCGCAGATCTCTTCGGACTGATGGATGTGCAAGAGGTCTGTCACTCTCTGTCGATGGTGTGGGACAACGTGCTCGAAGCTGCCCTTGCCGCCGAAATCCGTGCATGGTCGCTGGAGCATCCTGACTCGGAGGTCCCGGGCGTTATCTCCGTGATTGGTATGGGGCGACTCGGCGGTGCTGAACTGGGGTACGGCTCCGATGCCGACGTGATGTTCATCTGTGAACCCCGCAAGGACGCCGATGGAGCGCCGCTTGTCGACGATTCCGAGGCGGTCAAGTGGGCAACCAGGATTTGTGACTCGTTGCGTCGTCGGCTGGCAAAGCCAAGCCAGGACCCGCCATTGGAGGTCGACGTGGACCTGCGCCCAGAAGGACGCTCGGGCCCGATTGTCAGGACCCTGGATTCCTATGTGACCTACTACGAGCGCTGGGGTGAAACCTGGGAGATTCAGGCACTGCTACGGGCTACCTGGATTGCCGGCGACAAAGACCTGGGCACCCGCTTCCTTAAGGCCATCGATCCGCTGAGGTACCCACAGGGCGGAGCTGATGCCAAGATGGTCCGCGATGTCCGTCGTATGAAGGCGCGTGTTGATTCCGAGCGGCTGCCTCGCGGAGCTGATCGGCGTACCCACACCAAACTCGGTTCCGGTGCACTGACCGATATTGAATGGACTGTGCAGCTGCTAACCATGCTGCATGCCCACGAGGTGCCGGAGTTGCACAACACTTCGACGTTGGAGTGTCTGGAAGTGCTGAAAGACCGCGGAATTCTAGATGCGGAGGATACCGACGCACTTCGGGATGCCTGGCTGATGGCGACGAATGCTCGTAACGCGCTGGTGCTCACCCGTGGTAAGCGCACGGATCAGCTGCCCCAGCCGGGGCGTCAGCTGACTCAGGTCGCCGGTGCGGCGGGGTGGGAGGCATCGGATTCCAACGGTTTTATTGAGCACTATTTGCGTCTAACTCGTCACTCCAGCCGTGTCGTCAATCGTGTGTTTTGGGGTGAGGAGAACCCCGACCACGAGTAG